TTGCTAACTATCCTCCTCCACTTCCAAAACGTTTGTTGGGAAAAGTAGTACCCGTTTTCCAATTTGGAGTCATTGGCCTTGTAATGGCTGGTGAACAAATATTTCCTAGGTTGGGTATTGCGGTACCACCTCCATGGTTCTATCAGTTACGTGCGAACAGATTTGGGACTATGGCAACTACTTGGCTCCTAGGAAATTTCTTTCAGTCCATGCTGCAAAGCTCTGGTGCTTTTGAAGTGTATTGTAATGGTGAACTGGTATGTACTGTTCAATCTTTCTATGTATATCCTTTTTCCTTGAGGTTAAAAATGTAGGAAATGATTACCATTCTGTGCCTTTTTGTGTCTAAAACCATCTGATTTTATGAGAAGTAAATTCTGGAAATCATTTTTACTTTAGTATAGGCTAGAAAGATGTCCATCTAAAGAGGCTGTTTGATCATTTTAGCTATCTGTGATGCACTATCAGCCATCCATTATTGGATAGGCTTATGttaatttttactttgttaaCTTCTTTGAAGGGGAACATTACTTTGATTCATCTGATATGAAACCatgaatgcaaaaaaaaaaaaaaaaaaaaagacctttAACTCTCTAGAACACTTCTCATTCTCTTTCGCTCACAGAGAAAAAATTGCCAAGACAAATTATGGTTCATTTTCGGACTGAGGATGTCGTTGGCATGTTATACTTGTACTCCcacttcatatatattatatgtttcttttaaatttggtgaaaatcatctttgagcAATGTTTTTATATGAAGGATTTTAAGTGTAACTAACTTTTGAAGTATCATGATTCACAGAGATCTTTGTAGCCGCTGTAGCATGTGATATGAAGCTTTTATTGATTGCCAAGTAGCTTGTTGTACATTCTTGCGTCTCCTCTCACtgtctaattttaatttatatgacagGTTTTCTCTAAACTGAAAGAGAATAGGTTTCCTGGCGAACTCGAGCTGAAAGATCTAGTTGCCAGAAAGATTACTAACCCAGCGGTAGTTGATGGCCTTGGTGCATCTTCCTGGTCGTAGATGTGTAGATTTCACGAGATCAATGGTTATATGGTATCgataaaaatgacttttttgtTCCTCAAATCTTTCTGACATTTGATGTTTATGATGTACAAGTACTTCACTCTCACAATGCAAACAGTATCTAGTAGCAGGTTGAAAGAATAATGATATGCTTTATAAGTGTCGTTAGACGCCCTGTATTATCTTATTTTTGAGATGCATATGATCAATCTTGATCACAATAGTTAATGGTATATCAGTGCAATTTACATGTCAGTTCCAGGTGAGAAGTGTTCTAGGTACTGCAGAGGTGGTTTCATTGTTATAGTTCTAAAGAATTGACAGGGCAGATATTCGATTTTGGATCCataaaattacaattcaaattttaagttaTCTGAAATACCTTAGTACGATATCCAATTcgaaatattaaaaacaaaatccAAAGTTTAATCTATAATTCAAAAGTTCAAAccaaataaccaaaaaaattggAGATTAGATTGGCGTCACTCAGAAACTCAAAGATAGTATAAAAGATCCACATTACAATTCTTAGTCGTCGTATTTTTTATGAAAGGCTTTACTCACTTCACAAACAATAAATATGCCGTCTGTTACATAATTTTCCTTTGCAGACaaacaaaagataatgaaaatgaagagcaaaaaataacaaaaccaCCTAAGCTTTTATCTATGTTACACTCTCGTCAGTTTCTTTAACCCAAACTTTCGAAAAGCCATATCGATCTGTACAGTATATATGTCAAATACCGATACTTTCTTATGTGTAACAATGATGAATCTTCTGTTTCCAGAAAAGGTTGATGATATCTTCATATCTGCCACCATTTCCGATTGCGATTTTCCATTACCTTAACAAGCTCATTTGCCAATGATGCAAAGTCTTCAGCCCCACTGCGTAGTTCTTCAGTTCGTCGGTTGATTCTCTGCAACAACATATAGACTTATACGTGTTATCGATTCACCAGAATAAGCAAAGGTTTGACTGGACCAGTACAACGAGAAATTAAGCATTTCTCAAAGAGGAGCACAGTGCAGAACTAGACAATGGCCAGGGACCAAGTTGCAGCACAAACCGAAGAATTTGTCATTTGAATCTGAATAATGCAGACAGCCATCCTAATCAATTTTCTGTCTGTCTACCTATTCCCCCTTCCTCTAATCTTTAAATCTAGAGTGGTGTTAGCTTATTATACTCTCAACTCTTCTTGGTTACAagcaaaaatttatttcatgtaTTATCATGTTCAACTTTAGGTGTTACATGAACATCTTCACCATCTTTAACTCTAATTAACCTACCTCGAGTTTTTCTTGGCGTTCTAGAAGCTTGTCTCTTGCTTGTCCAGCCGCTGATGATGCATCCTGGACCTGGAAGATATAGATATGATTGAATATAACAATAAGAACATTTACTAGATACAATTCAGAATgagaaatcataaaaataacaaatatgacTACCCCAGTTTTTCTATATTTTGCAATGATTTCTTCACGTGTCCTAGGTCTGGGTTTGGCATCATCACCCTCAGAATCAAGCAACTTTTCTCTTTCAGTTCCTGCGAATATATACAGGgaaatatttgttattatgGATTCTGAAAGTGCAGAAGATCAATTTGATGTAAGTTACCTCTTTTGCTATTTTGTGTGTTATGAGATGAAGTAGAAGCCACAGGGACAGGGTCATCAATTTCAATATCATCTGTGTCAAAAGTAAATCTTCAGTTAATGGCACTTCAACTACGGAAATGCTGAATAAATAGGGACACAAAATAATGTCAGTCATGAAGAAGTAAGAACTTCAGATACGAAGGGATGTTACCTATATCGAGCTCCAGTTCTTCTAGAGCTTCCTTAGTTGGGGACAGTTCTGAGTGGAGTGGGTTCTTCATAAAAACACCTTCCAGATGACTAAAGTTTGACTGCGTCATCTGACTGAAATCCatattatgatttgtttttcCTGCTTTAAATCCTTTAACTAGAGTACCTAAAATATTTGGCCCCCCACCCTGCAGCAACATCTATACGAATTCAGCCACTACAAAACAAAGACCACAAGGAAACATCTTTATCAACCAGACCTGTTTCTTCTTCTGAGTGGAGAATTTCATGGCAGCATCTGCTGCAGCTGCGAGCACTTCATCATGAAGAGACGGCAAAGATTCTGGAATTCTGGAAATTGTATTGTTGAATCAGTAATTTTGAACAATCTATGCTGCTCATGAGTAAGCTATTCATTTGATGGAAAAGTATCACTAACTGATCACATACCTGAAATCATTTTCACTGGCTAATAGGGACACTAAAGCCAGTTCAGAACCATTTGCCTGAGATTTGTTAGACAGAGATGTTCAGAGGACAGCCATGCAATAATAGGCCAAAATTTCAATAAGCAAACAATAATGCTAAATGCGATAGGATAATAACATGCACTGCAACTCTGATTACCAGAATAATATGGCCATTCTCCATGGAACTCATTGCCCTGTCCATATTTGGTTTGAAATTCCACCTTAAAACCGACATTAAAGAAGTTCGCTCCAGCAACTCTAGATCAGGCAAAGATCTGGAGATACATAGATGttagtaatagtaatatttttaacaCTCGGTTCTTCCATGATATATTATCATGGACATGCAGCAAAGCAATCTTGCGTAATTGACAGTACAGAATTGTATAACACACAGAAAAGTTGTACATTCAAGGTGCATTTCGTATGACTGCAGAAGTTTTGGAAAAATCTTCCTGAAAAACTATTTGTCGGTCATTATCCAATATTTGGCTGGGTATCAAGGTAGTAATGTATGTCTCAAACAACTTGTTTCTTAATCTCCATCTCCAGAAGATGGGAGATAGCCATCAGAATAATATCTTGGCAATGGCGCAATGTTAAAAACTTACAACAATGTTTCTCGTGTTAATTGAAGCAACTGATACAAATTGGGATAATTGTAAAGGAAAATAACACAAATTGAGATACTTAAAATATAACAATGAACAACGTCCATGATGACACGAGCAAATTTCCCCCATTTGACGTAAACTAGTTTAGGATCGAAGTGTGATTATTAAATTGGAGAACATTCTTAACAATTTTAAGGCAACCAAATACtggaaaatattataattatgcCTTACTAAGGTCCTTAAAAGTTTAAGAATGGTACTTGCCCCAGAaaattttggaaagaaagagGTTACCGAATCTCGATATCTCCAGTCTGAAAGAGTAATAGTAGCGCACAAGCTTTCCCATCTTTCACAAGAGTAGTAGTCCAACAACAAGGCTTGTCGAGCTTCACTTTGCAAACAGATTTGTTATCACCCTAGTTtggaaaatcaaattgaattttattagcACATCCAACATAAATAGAAATGCAGACGTAATAAAGCAATATACTCACATGAACTACAGAATTTGTAGCATAAGAGCATATTGAATCTTTACAGCAAAGTAGGATAAAGGACTCCTCAAAGTATTTCCTGGAGGAGTCATTTTCTAGGAAGGGAACCGTATCACTTAGGTCACGAGTGGTCATTTCCTGTGAAGGCTCATTACTAGCTGCATCATCCTTGCTGGACTCTGGCTGCTTGCTAATTACATAAGAAAATGGGATGTTGTTTTctgaaatgaaagaaaatcaaCACAAAACTGAGTACAACTTACAAGTCAAAAAACTTTGGATTTCTCTACAAATATGTACTTGCCTATGACATACATAGAAATTGCAGTCGACACTTTCTTTAAATGCAAGGGCCCTGAACCATACGTTTTACCATTACCACCATCAATTACATATATCTTTGCATCCTCAGTTAAAATGAACATGAGTTCCTCCATACGCTTTTCTGTAAGCTCTGATTGTTTTGGGCTTTTGCTATTACTGTCACTTTGCACAAATCTCTTTGTAATCAGAGTGACCAGTGGAGAACAACCAGCAGATGCGGAGTCTGACAAGAACAATACTGATAATGAAGTCATATCAAGCACTGCAACCTGAAAGTGGAGGCATAATAATAAGTATCCACAttaatcaacaataaaatagaCATCAGAAGTCCATCACAAAACTTGAGAAAATGATAGTGTTATTGACCTTAGCATTTTCGTATCCAACTACAAGTTTGGCTCCATGATTTACAAACTCAATTGCTCGGACTCGAACATCGAGAAGCTTTAGAACAGCTCTGCAAGTAGGTCCTTGACCTTGTGCCAACTCATGAACTAAGAAAACGTATATACCAGTGAGTTCACAGATAGTAGTTTGATCTCCAATTATGCAAATCAGGAGTATTTTAACATAGAAATGATATATTATTTCCTCCTCCCATTCTGtcaaaaaatattactatttgaAGTGTCTCACAACTTTTTGACTATAAGGTTTGAAACAATTTTTAAGTGCTTTTTAAATTATAGGATATTGTACTTTTTGTCTATCGAAAACATCCTCAATACCCCACAAAGGTAGAGTTAAGGTCCGTGTACACTTcaccctccccagaccccacttatTGGCCTACAATAggaatgttgttgttgtatgtaagattttcaaatatttaaggAATATAAGTCTGGAATGAATGTGGAAACCAAATGGTTTGACCCTTGTATTTCATACCCCCTCACTCATTTTGAGATGTAGGGGAAAGATACTGGGAAAAGAAATGTGTGGCACATTAGATTCAATTGTTGTCCACAAAGTAGCTTGCTACGACTATGGACAGCTACCTGGATATATGGAGGTGGTTAGAGGTGTGTGGTCACAATTAAGTTCATCTAAGAGAACAAAACCATTATCAGGAATAAAACCACGATTTGAGCCCCAAACACGATAACAAATCAAGTTTGTCCACTAACAATTAATAGGACTCGCAATTTTCAGACAACTTTGAAGATTCATTCAAAAATTCCAACAATGGAGGCAAAGATATTTTTCAAGTTGCACatctttttttaacaatttgtATGTAAAAATGGGCTTCCAGGTGAGGAAGGAAGAAATTGGATAAATGGGGATATATCAACACATGAATGAACTAAGCGTGTAAAATCTGTTATACAAATATGTATTCACTATGGCTGGTAAAAAAACATAAGTGACGGACCTCAAAAACATTCATCCAGGAAATATTTacttcaacaaaaataagacaCATGAATCCCAGAAGCTATTTAACAAGAGATCTTTTGATACCAACTTCCTATGGAATTTTCACTATCTCATCCAGCTGCACTTGGTGGAACAATTTCAGAGCTGAACTAAATCAAATGCTAGACTAAAATATTTGGCCAAAGTTCCAACCCGAGTTCAGTCAGAAGTTCACAAATTTCAGTTAGGAAATTAGGATCAACTTCAAAATTCCACCTCAAAAGTTGAATTTAACTATCTGATATCAAAGAATTTGAATGCTACCCATTTCACAGAAAACCTCCAAAAATTacccccaaaaaatggtgtagTTTATCAACCATGAGATATTATTGAAATTCAGTGGTCTGGATAAGGAGTTGGGTGACCCTATGTGATGCATATACTCTTAAGGCACACAATCAGTCTATGACAAGGGCACTAAATACTGGAATAACAGTTACATTTACCTTCACTTTTAGCATCAGTAACAACGTGGAAGTTTCCCATATCACTATGTTTGAAATCATAAAGACGCACCTGCGTGTAGAAGGAAATTAATATAGGGGTCAATATACATTAACACCAAATTAGAAATGTAAGGTGATGTTTCCCACCAGACCACTTGCATCCCCAACTGCCAATCTTAATGTCTGGAAGCAGAAATCTATTTTTGAAACTGAAGCACTTGATATAACTGTATTAACACCTTTAACCTGAAATTCACAAGAATAAACTGAGAGTTCCATATCAACACAATAATAAGAAGCAACATGGAACTTTTAGATGTTGCTCAACCTCTCTATCCAAGACACAAAGGAGGAGGAGGACCGGATGAGTGGCATCCCACATCCTTACAGATCCATCCTGATAACCTGCTATAAAAACTCTCTGAATCCTGTTAGTCTCAGCTCGAGAAGTATGATTATACACCCCTCCAGTCAAGGGCCATCTGCTAGCCCCAGATGATGTTGCTGTGGAGAACTTCTTGAAGAAAGGCGTCTGGTTAAAATCAAACTCATAATAATCTAAATTAGAAATAACTCTGGATTTCTAGAAAAAATCACCTCTTGCAGAAGCTCCGTTAAGTTTCCATCTGAATGCAACTGGGTAAGCTTTGTCGCTGTCATGGAAGGATCAACAGTTGGCAATTCTACAGGAAAATCCTTAGCTGATAGAGAtacttttttctcctctttggaTACCAAGTCGGCCAAGGTTGAACAATCAAAAAGGTTTAGTTGTCCAGGGCTCATCAAAACAAATAAAGCAGCTTTTCCATCAGGTGTTGTTGCCCCTGTAGTTGGTAATAAGATCGTATCTGCAAATGAGCCACTAAGAGTGAGGTCAACACGACCAACACATTTCAAAGTCTCTATTCCAGACGACCACTCAAGTGTAAGGATCTGCAGCAGCAAAGCACCAGAAAATAGCTTTTATCATAAATACGGTTATGTTTGAAAATGTACATAGTAGGAAGGTATGTCATATCCCCAGGACAAATGCGACACCTAACAGAAGCTAAATAGATGTTGTTCAAATTCTTTCCCTTCTCTGGGGTTAAAGTGCGAAAGCTGAATCTGTGAGGAATTTTACCACTAGTTTTGAAAGTAGACATGTATGCTCCCCTATACACAAACATGTAAATCACAAATAGTCGGAAAATATAAACGAGCTAGAATATTGTGAAGATTGTCAGGAAATAATAATTCTTGACGCAACCTGTAaattttcactatgtatatgtgTGCACTTCTACTAGGATAGACTATTCATTATTCTGACTGACCTAAGGCAGGTGTCTGAGAGCCTGATTTACCATTTAACTTTGACAGTAGTTGAATAAGATAGGAGTGCTAATATTCAAACGATTGCTCAATGAGTCAAGCATTAGTTTAAATGTTATTCAGATTTTAAATCAAGACCACACTACAACGctacaacaataacaatttgACTTATCCACAAAAACTCGAAAATGGTAGATGTCATCAGATATCAAATACACTTTTCAATCAAGATCATTTCAAACTTCAAAAGCCAACATCCTTGCAATCTAAAAACACACACACTAAGATATAACCTGAGTACACCAATCACTTTACAAGATACGTATATCCACGAAAATGATATAGACAAGCAAATATAATACTTGAATGCTCAAAATGCATAGGAAGTACAAGTTCTGGTTTTTAGATTTCACTGTTCAGTTTCCGTTTATTTCGGCCCAAAGTGCAGTTCATGTTGACCCAGAAATGcaacattttatattaaaaaaatgaaactagTCACATAACTATAATGCAACATTTTATAATTTGAAGTTATATAAATGACAAACTAAGTCTACTTAGCCAGTGAGCCAGCATATAGCATAATGATGGAACAATAATGAGAATATTTATGTGATCCAAGTGTAAAACTAACCGTAATGACTTCATCGGATCCTATTTCATCACCGCCATAAATGAGGAGATGGCCATCGCTATTATTCTGGGATTTACTGTTTGCCCACCAGTGTAAGACAATAATTGGAAGCCTCTTTTCAACAGAAGACAGCTGTAGCTTAACAACATTATCAAATGGTCCGGCTTCCTGACCTTTGCTTGCAGACGATTTTGACATTTTCCAAAGCAGAATATCTCCATCTATGTACCCAGCAGCAAGAATGGATCCATCAATGGATGCCCAGCAAAGTGTGGTTATTTCTTTCTCCTCGAATTGGTGCTGCAATAGATCATCAGGAGAGCTGGAATCTGCGCTCTTTTTAAAAGCACCATCCTTCAAATGGAGATCTTTATCACCTTTGACAATGATAACATGGGCTTCGACGACATCCCATAGTATAATTAAACCACACTCGTATGCAATCAATAATCTGCAGTAAGTGTCATCAGTCCAGgaatttataaagaaaaaacatgTTCAAAATTCTAATGAACCACACCAAAGTAATAAAATCATATACACAAATCCCCATACATCAATTGACAGATTTGTATTTTGTTAGTTGCCACTAGTAAAGGAGAATTATAGTCTTTTTACCAGTAAATGATGCCTTCACCATTCCATTTTGCTTAGTATTTCCCAGGCACTACCTATCGATAAATAGAAATATACTAAGTTTCTTGGTTTTCTATCTAACTCAAAACAGTGCAATAAAAGGACTTTGGCCGGAGAAGGCATCTACAGTTGAACCAAATGGTAAATGAGTGGAGATGTTACTTCATCTATAGCTTTACTACATTGACAGGCTTCTCATGACCAAAATATATTGGTATTAGGTAATTTACTAGTAGAAAttgcatcaacaacaacaaaaacagtgtaatcccacaagcgGGGGCTTGACTAGTAGAAATTGCTCAACAACAATTCTTTTTAATCCCA
The nucleotide sequence above comes from Solanum pennellii chromosome 9, SPENNV200. Encoded proteins:
- the LOC107029192 gene encoding selT-like protein encodes the protein MDRTQLLLVGLPLFLFISDLFQLFTPPPQKPNSGHHHHHHQPPPLIQQPQTLEFPTQKTGGIGAVGIGNTVTIDFCSSCSYRGTAVTMKNMLDNQFPGIHVVLANYPPPLPKRLLGKVVPVFQFGVIGLVMAGEQIFPRLGIAVPPPWFYQLRANRFGTMATTWLLGNFFQSMLQSSGAFEVYCNGELVFSKLKENRFPGELELKDLVARKITNPAVVDGLGASSWS
- the LOC107031635 gene encoding uncharacterized protein LOC107031635 isoform X2 → MFAKKLFQKATQYHHHQTNGSGLTASDLNVRATVHYGIPSTASILAVDSVQRLLAIGTLDGRIKVIGGDNIEGLLISPKQLPYKYLEFLQNQGFLVSITNENDIQVWNLKSRSVACDLQWESNITAFSVINGSSFMYVGDEYGTISVLKFHVENRELLQLPYQIIWSSLSEATSFPYSDHQPVVGILPQPFTSGNRLLIAYECGLIILWDVVEAHVIIVKGDKDLHLKDGAFKKSADSSSPDDLLQHQFEEKEITTLCWASIDGSILAAGYIDGDILLWKMSKSSASKGQEAGPFDNVVKLQLSSVEKRLPIIVLHWWANSKSQNNSDGHLLIYGGDEIGSDEVITILTLEWSSGIETLKCVGRVDLTLSGSFADTILLPTTGATTPDGKAALFVLMSPGQLNLFDCSTLADLVSKEEKKVSLSAKDFPVELPTVDPSMTATKLTQLHSDGNLTELLQEFSTATSSGASRWPLTGGVYNHTSRAETNRIQRVFIAGYQDGSVRMWDATHPVLLLLCVLDREVKGVNTVISSASVSKIDFCFQTLRLAVGDASGLVRLYDFKHSDMGNFHVVTDAKSEVHELAQGQGPTCRAVLKLLDVRVRAIEFVNHGAKLVVGYENAKVAVLDMTSLSVLFLSDSASAGCSPLVTLITKRFVQSDSNSKSPKQSELTEKRMEELMFILTEDAKIYVIDGGNGKTYGSGPLHLKKVSTAISMYVIENNIPFSYVISKQPESSKDDAASNEPSQEMTTRDLSDTVPFLENDSSRKYFEESFILLCCKDSICSYATNSVVHGDNKSVCKVKLDKPCCWTTTLVKDGKACALLLLFQTGDIEIRSLPDLELLERTSLMSVLRWNFKPNMDRAMSSMENGHIILANGSELALVSLLASENDFRIPESLPSLHDEVLAAAADAAMKFSTQKKKQMLLQGGGPNILGTLVKGFKAGKTNHNMDFSQMTQSNFSHLEGVFMKNPLHSELSPTKEALEELELDIDDIEIDDPVPVASTSSHNTQNSKRGTEREKLLDSEGDDAKPRPRTREEIIAKYRKTGVQDASSAAGQARDKLLERQEKLERINRRTEELRSGAEDFASLANELVKVMENRNRKWWQI
- the LOC107031635 gene encoding uncharacterized protein LOC107031635 isoform X1; amino-acid sequence: MFAKKLFQKATQYHHHQTNGSGLTASDLNVRATVHYGIPSTASILAVDSVQRLLAIGTLDGRIKVIGGDNIEGLLISPKQLPYKYLEFLQNQGFLVSITNENDIQVWNLKSRSVACDLQWESNITAFSVINGSSFMYVGDEYGTISVLKFHVENRELLQLPYQIIWSSLSEATSFPYSDHQPVVGILPQPFTSGNRLLIAYECGLIILWDVVEAHVIIVKGDKDLHLKDGAFKKSADSSSPDDLLQHQFEEKEITTLCWASIDGSILAAGYIDGDILLWKMSKSSASKGQEAGPFDNVVKLQLSSVEKRLPIIVLHWWANSKSQNNSDGHLLIYGGDEIGSDEVITILTLEWSSGIETLKCVGRVDLTLSGSFADTILLPTTGATTPDGKAALFVLMSPGQLNLFDCSTLADLVSKEEKKVSLSAKDFPVELPTVDPSMTATKLTQLHSDGNLTELLQEKFSTATSSGASRWPLTGGVYNHTSRAETNRIQRVFIAGYQDGSVRMWDATHPVLLLLCVLDREVKGVNTVISSASVSKIDFCFQTLRLAVGDASGLVRLYDFKHSDMGNFHVVTDAKSEVHELAQGQGPTCRAVLKLLDVRVRAIEFVNHGAKLVVGYENAKVAVLDMTSLSVLFLSDSASAGCSPLVTLITKRFVQSDSNSKSPKQSELTEKRMEELMFILTEDAKIYVIDGGNGKTYGSGPLHLKKVSTAISMYVIENNIPFSYVISKQPESSKDDAASNEPSQEMTTRDLSDTVPFLENDSSRKYFEESFILLCCKDSICSYATNSVVHGDNKSVCKVKLDKPCCWTTTLVKDGKACALLLLFQTGDIEIRSLPDLELLERTSLMSVLRWNFKPNMDRAMSSMENGHIILANGSELALVSLLASENDFRIPESLPSLHDEVLAAAADAAMKFSTQKKKQMLLQGGGPNILGTLVKGFKAGKTNHNMDFSQMTQSNFSHLEGVFMKNPLHSELSPTKEALEELELDIDDIEIDDPVPVASTSSHNTQNSKRGTEREKLLDSEGDDAKPRPRTREEIIAKYRKTGVQDASSAAGQARDKLLERQEKLERINRRTEELRSGAEDFASLANELVKVMENRNRKWWQI
- the LOC107031635 gene encoding uncharacterized protein LOC107031635 isoform X3 → MFAKKLFQKATQYHHHQTNGSGLTASDLNVRATVHYGIPSTASILAVDSVQRLLAIGTLDGRIKVIGGDNIEGLLISPKQLPYKYLEFLQNQGFLVSITNENDIQVWNLKSRSVACDLQWESNITAFSVINGSSFMYVGDEYGTISVLKFHVENRELLQLPYQIIWSSLSEATSFPYSDHQPVVGILPQPFTSGNRLLIAYECGLIILWDVVEAHVIIVKGDKDLHLKDGAFKKSADSSSPDDLLQHQFEEKEITTLCWASIDGSILAAGYIDGDILLWKMSKSSASKGQEAGPFDNVVKLQLSSVEKRLPIIVLHWWANSKSQNNSDGHLLIYGGDEIGSDEVITILTLEWSSGIETLKCVGRVDLTLSGSFADTILLPTTGATTPDGKAALFVLMSPGQLNLFDCSTLADLVSKEEKKVSLSAKDFPVELPTVDPSMTATKLTQLHSDGNLTELLQEKFSTATSSGASRWPLTGGVYNHTSRAETNRIQRVFIAGYQDGSVRMWDATHPVLLLLCVLDREVKGVNTVISSASVSKIDFCFQTLRLAVGDASGLVRLYDFKHSDMGNFHVVTDAKSEVHELAQGQGPTCRAVLKLLDVRVRAIEFVNHGAKLVVGYENAKVAVLDMTSLSVLFLSDSASAGCSPLVTLITKRFVQSDSNSKSPKQSELTEKRMEELMFILTEDAKIYVIDGGNGKTYGSGPLHLKKVSTAISMYVIENNIPFSYVISKQPESSKDDAASNEPSQEMTTRDLSDTVPFLENDSSRKYFEESFILLCCKDSICSYATNSVVHGDNKSVCKVKLDKPCCWTTTLVKDGKACALLLLFQTGDIEIRSLPDLELLERTSLMSVLRWNFKPNMDRAMSSMENGHIILANGSELALVSLLASENDFRIPESLPSLHDEVLAAAADAAMKFSTQKKKQGGGPNILGTLVKGFKAGKTNHNMDFSQMTQSNFSHLEGVFMKNPLHSELSPTKEALEELELDIDDIEIDDPVPVASTSSHNTQNSKRGTEREKLLDSEGDDAKPRPRTREEIIAKYRKTGVQDASSAAGQARDKLLERQEKLERINRRTEELRSGAEDFASLANELVKVMENRNRKWWQI